Genomic DNA from Rhodothermales bacterium:
GTTCACGCAGGTGGGAGATCGATCCGCGTCCCATCGACGATCCCGTCTGGCGGGACGACTCTGAAGTGGCCGTGCTGAAGGACTTCGAGGCCGTCGAGTCCTGGGTGCTCGAGCCGGGAGACGTGCTGTATCTGCCGCCCCGCGTCGCGCACAACGGAGTCGCACTGACAGGGTGCATGACGCTCTCAGTCGGATTCCGGGCGCCCGCGCCGCTGGAACTGATCGAGTCTGCCCTGGAGGCACTCAGGGAAGCCGGACGCGGCCTGACGCGCCACGTCGAGGAGTCCGGGTCAACCGACGATCCGGGGCGGATCTCTGAAGATACCCTGGCGTCGCTGAGGGGGCAGATGAGGGCCGTCTTTGCGGACGATGCGATGCTGAATCGGCTGATCGCACAAAGCCTGAGCCAGCCTGTGCGCGGTCGCTCGGGTGGCGTGGACGAGAGTGGCGGCTCCCGCCTGGTGCCTTGCTCGGCCTCTCAACTGCTCTACTACCGGCAGGAAGACCAGGTTGTGCTTTGTGCAGGAGGAGAATCCTGGACGCTTCCGGTTGTCTGCTTGGGCGCGATTGCCGCGCTGACCGGAACCGAGGGACTGGAAGCGGAGAGCGTGGCGCATGCCGAGTTGCGCCGGTTGCTGGACGAGCTGGAAGGATCAGGGCTGATCAGGCGGGTCTGAGTCCGGCAGTTCCAGACAGCCACACAAAACGAAAGGGCGGGCCCGCGTTGCAGGCCCGCCCTTTCTGAAGCGTAAGCTCGGAAGCGCTAGTTGCGAACCGGGATCGTATCGACCCGGCGGAACTGGGCAAGACCCTCCTTCTTGGAGGTGACTCCCTGCGCACGGCCCATGCCGGCCGTCACGAGGCGGCTGGCAGCGATGCCGTTGTCGATGTAGAACTGCTCTACAGCTCGCGCCCTGTCTTCAGACAGCTGCTGCGGACGACGCTCGCCAGGAGCGGCCCAGCCTTCCACGCGGGCGTTGAGGTTCGGGCACTCGAGCAGGATGGCCAGATTCTCCTGCAGCGACTCGCGGGCCTCGGCGGTGAGGACGGACGAGTTCGGAGCGAAGAAGACGCTGTTCATCTCCTCGATTTCGCGGCAGATGGCGGCCTCGTAAGGCACAACCGTAATCGTCATCGTACGGCTCACCGTACCGCCACAATTGGTCACTTCCAGCGTCACCGTGTAGGTGCCGGCCTCGTCATAGGTGTGAGACGGGTTGGCAGACGATGAGGTGTTGCCGTCACCGAAGTTCCAGCTGTACGTCACCGGCTGCGTGCCACTGGTGTTGGCCGAGAACCGGATACTCGTCTGGGTGTCCGGGGCCATGTTGGAGGCGGTCATCGACGTGATGACGGCATCCTCACACGGATCCTCTACCGTGACCATGCATGTGCGGGAGTCCATGCCCTTGCCGTTCCCGTTGGAGACCGCAAACTGCACGGTGTACATGCCTTCCTGCGCGAAGGAGTGCGTAGCCGTCATGCCGTCAGCGGTCGAACCGTCTCCGAAGTCCCAGCTCGCTGCGACGACAGGCGTGGCGTCTGCGTTCACCGAACCGGTAAACGTAACTGGAGCGCCTGTATCGATGACGTCAACCGGACAGATCAGATCGGTGACCATGACCGGGATGAACTTCTTCAGGTCATAGGAGATCGAGGCGGCGGTCCAGCCCAGCCAGTCGGCGAGGTCATCCCCGGCGCCGTCAGCGGCATCATCCGGGAATACGTAAATGCCCCCGGTCTCCAGACCGAAGGAAGTCCGGTCGTTGATGCGGTAGTCGATGCCATATCCAAGCACCGGGCCGAATCCGAGGCGGGTTTCTTCGCTACCAAGACCATCCGCGCGCACGTCGGTTTTCGCGGCGTTGATGCCGGCCCCAAGTTGGACAAACGGTTGCAGGCGACCCGATCCAAAACTGCGCTTGCCGATCATCTGCAGACTGATCGCCGATCCTTCCTCGCCATCGCGGAAGGTGTCGTCCTGCGCAAAGTCGTTCAGGTTGCCCCACTGGCTCCATGCCAGGGCGATGCCAGCAGTCCATTTCTGGCCGTAACGGTGACCTACCTCGAGCCCCAGGTGCAGCGGGGTCTTCTCAAAGAGGTCGCCGTTGCTCGAAAGGGCAAACTGCGCATCATTGGTTCCAGTGTAGTAGGAAAGGCCAACTCGCGGGCGAAGGTACCAGGTGTCCTCGCCGCGGTCCTGGGCCTGCACGGGCGTAGCGAACAGCATCGGGAGGGCTGTCAGCGCCGTGAGAAGGAGTACCGGTAGCCGGTTAATCATTTCTAAGACCTCCGAAATCGGGGTGTGGGTTATTGGAATTTACTGTTGCAACGGAAAAAAACAGCGTCAAGCCGCCGAAACCGCTCCGCGCTCCTCGATTGGCACATACCGCCGCTCGTTCTCGCCGGTATATACCTGCCTCGGACGATAAATGCGCGTCGTTGGATCGTTGCGCATCTCCAGCCACTGCGCAATCCAGCCCGGAAGGCGGCCGAGAGCGAACATGACCGTAAACATGTTGGTCGGGATGCCCATCGCCCGATAGAGGATTCCGCTGTAGAAATCGACGTTCGGGTACAGGCGACGAGCTGCGAAGTACTCGTCCTCAAGGGCAACCCGCTCCAGTTTCTTTGCAATGTCCAGCAGCGGATCGTCAATGCCAAGCTGGCCGAGCACCGCGTCTGCGGAAGACTTGATCACGCGAGCGCGCGGATCAAAGTTCTTGTATACGCGGTGCCCAAAGCCCATCAGACGAAAGTCTGACGACTTGTCTTTGGCAAGATCGATGTACTTGTCGACATTGCCGCCGTCCTCAGCGATCATTTCCAGCTGCCGGATCACGGCAGAGTTGGCCCCCCCGTGGAGCGGGCCGGAGAGGGCACTGATGCCCGCCGAAATGGAGCCGAACAGGTTGGCGCCACTCGAGCCCACCATGCGCACGGTGGACGTCGAGCAATTCTGCTCGTGATCCGCATGCAGGATCAGCAGCTTGTCCAGCGTACTGGCGACCACCGGCGAAATCTCGTATTCCTCCGACGGCACAGCGAACATCATGTGCAGGAAATCGGACGAATAGTCCAGGTCATTCCGCGGATAGATGTAGGGTTGGCCGATGGACTTCTTGAATGCGAAGGCCGCGATGGTTTTGATCTTGGCGATGAGCCGGATCACATTGAGTTCCAGCTCTTCCGAATTCTCGGACTCGTCGTAGTACGCCGAGAGGCTTGCCACGATGGTGGACAGCACACTCATCGGCGGCGCATTCGCCGGGTAGCCCTCGAAGAACTTTTTCATGTCCTCGTGAAGCAGGCTGTGATTGGTCAGCCGCTCCTCGAACGTGGCCAGCTGATCCTCCGACGGCAGTTCGCCGTAGATCAGCAGGTAGGCCACCTCCGTGAAGGTGGAGTTCTCCGCAAGGTCCTCAATGCCGTATCCGCGATGTCGAAGAACTCCCTTCTCACCATCGATAAACGTGATTCCGCTCTGGCAGGAACCCGTATTGCCGTAGCCAGAGTCCAGGGTAATCGTACCGGACTGGCCGCGCAGCTTGCGAATGTCGACGGCCCGCTCGCCCTCGGATCCTTCGATGACGGGCAGGTCGTATTCGCTGCCTCCAAGTATGAGTTTTGCTGTTTCCATGTAATCTCGGGGGTACTGCGCTTGATCTCTGCCGTGCTGGGTAACACCGCGCTGGGTGACACCGCGCTGGATGTAACCGCGCCGGATGAGACGGATCGGAATATCCACTCTCCGCACTTCTCCGGCAGTAGGACCGAACCGCAACAGCGGGCCGGAGTTTTCCTACACGATTATATACCACGAAAATTCGCCGTTAGACCCCTGCAGGGGCCGATTCCTTTGTACTCTGAGCCCCCGGCACTACCCTGTCCAGCCCGTCCGGAATGAGCTCCCAGAAGAACTCCTGGCGCGAGCGCCTGCACGAGATCATCTTCGAGGCCGACACCCCCATGGGGAAGGCGTTCGACGTCGCGCTCATCATGACCATTTTGGCCAGCGTGGTCGTGGTCATGCTCGACAGCGTTCCGTCCATCCGGGCACGCTACGCCAGCCTGCTCTTCACGCTGGAGTGGTACTTCACGCTGCTGTTCACCATCGAGTACGTGCTGAGGCTCGTTCTGGTGAAACGACCGATGCAGTATGCGCTGAGCTTCTTCGGACTGGTGGACCTGTTCGCCGTCCTGCCCACCTACCTGGCTCTGCTTTTCCCCGGCACACAGTACCTGCTCGTGATCCGGCTGCTGCGCCTCCTGCGTGTGTTCCGCGTGCTCAAGTTGGTGACCTACCTGGACGAGGCCGACACCCTGTATCGAGCCATGCGGGCGAGTCGCCGCAAGATCACGGTCTTCCTGCTGGCCGTTTCCATCCTGGTCGTGCTGCTGGGCAGCGTGATGTATTTCATAGAGGGAGAGGAGAACGGCTTTACCTCCATTCCGCAGTCGATCTACTGGGCTGTCGTAACCCTGACAACTGTCGGCTATGGTGACATGGCCCCGCAGAGTCCCATCGGCCAGGCCGTCGCCTCTGTGGTAATGATTATCGGATACGGCATCATCGCCGTGCCGACGGGTATCGTTACGGCTGAGCTGACCCGCGTCGAACGCAGGGGCACGAGCACAAAGAACTGCCGCAACTGCGCACATGAAATCCACCGGGACGATGCAGTCTATTGCCGGATTTGTGGGGAGAAACTGTGACTCCGCAGGAGCGGGCCTTCAACCTGGTAGCGCGGGCGCTGTTTGACCGGGCGCCGAGCCCTGACGCGTTCAATCCGTACGCAGACAGAAATCCGGAAGTGGACCGGCCGGACGCGGTGACCCTGCGCCGAGCCAACCTGAACGCGTACTTCAACGCGTGTCAGGCGCGCCCGGCGCTCTTCCTGCTGGCAGAAGCTCCCGGTCCATGGGGCTGTCGGTTCTCGGGCGTACCCATCACCGCTGAGGATCAGCTGGTTGATCCGGCCTTTCCGATCAGCGGTAGACAATCCAGCCTGCAGGCGGAGCCGTACAAGGAGTACAGTGCCGGCATATTCTGGCGATTGCTGGCAGACGCGTTTCCAGCGTTCGTGGTCTGGAATGCCTGTCCCCTGCACCCCTACAAGCCGGGCGATCCCTTCTCGATTCGGGCACCGAGAGCCTCTGAGCTGCGGGAGTTTCAGGGCCTGACGCACGATCTTGTCGAAACGTTCGCTCCTGCACGGGTGCTGGCCGTAGGCCGTAAGGCGGAGCGCACACTGGAAAACGCGGGCATTGAAGCGACGTATGTGCGCCATCCGTCACAGGGCGGAGCCACCGCATTCCGTGCCGGCGTGCAGACGGCGCTCGCTGAGGTAGGCTACCATGGATGATCTGTTTGATGCCGCGTCGCCGCGCAGAAGCAACGCCCCGCTCGCGGACCGGATGCGACCGCGAACCCTGGATGAGTTCATTGGTCAGGATCACATCCTCGGGCCTGGCGCACTGCTGCGGCGAGCCATTGAGGCGGACCGCATCAAGTCGGTACTGTTCTACGGGCCGCCCGGCACCGGCAAGACCACCCTTGCCCGCATCATTGCGAACACCACGCGCGCCCGGTTCCTGTCACTGAACGCGGTTCTGGCGGGCGTAAAGGACATCAGAAGCGCCATCTCGGCAGCCGAGGATGCGCTTCGCTATCACCACCAGCGCACCATCCTCTTTGTGGATGAGGTGCATCGGTTCAACAAGGCCCAGCAGGACGCCCTGTTGCCGCACGTGGAGAACGGCACGGTGACGCTGATCGGAGCGACGACCGAGAATCCCTACTTCGAAGTGATCAAGGCGCTCGTCAGCCGCTCACGCGTGTTCGAGCTGCATAGCCTTACGGACGATGACCTCGCCGCCGTCGTGCACGCCGCCATCGCTGACAGCGAACGGGGCTATGGAGATCGACAGGTTCGCATGGACCCTGATGCCGGACGGCATCTGGTTTCGACGGCCAACGGCGACGCCCGCTCCCTCTTGAACGCGCTGGAGTTGGCGGTGGAAACCACTCCTCCGGACGAGAGCGGAGTGATCCATGTCACCCTGGGAGTGGCCGAGGAGTCTATTCAGCAGCGCGCCGTGCTGTACGACAAAGAGGGCGATGCGCACTTCGACACAATCAGCGCGTTCATCAAAAGCCTGCGAGGCTCAGATGCAGACGCGGCTCTCTACTGGCTGGCCCGCATGGTGTACGCCGGAGAAGACCCACGCTTCATTCTCCGGCGCATGCTGATTTTTGCCTCCGAGGACGTCGGCCTGGCTGATCCCAACGCCGTGAGGGTTGCCGTGGCGTGCCAGCAGGCCTTCGACATGGTGGGCATGCCGGAAGGCCGCTTTCATCTGGCGCAGTGCTGCCTCTATCTGGCCACCGCCCCAAAGAGCAATACCACCCTCAGCTTCTTCAGCGCGCTGGAGTTCGTTGAGAAGGAACTTAGCGGCGATGTGCCCAACCCGCTGAAGGACGGCAACCGCGACGGAAAAGCCCTTGGTCATGGTCAGGGCTATCTGTACCCGCACGCCTACCACAACCACTACGTGCCGCAGCAATACCTGCCCGATCAGATGCAGGGCACGTATTTCTACGAGCCGTCCGATGTGGGCTACGAGCGGCGCATCAAGGAGCGGCTGGACTACTGGCGGTCCCGAGACGAGGCGGAGTCGCTGGAGAAGAGGCTGAAGCGCTACGGGGCGCCCGAGCACGAGGTCAACACCGGCGCGGACGGCGAGCCCGGGCAATCAGTGAAAGAGGCAGCCCCGGACAGCGACACGTAAGGGCCCGCGTACTATTTTCGACCCATGCAGGCCCTCCTCCGCATCGCCGACCGCATCGACCGCATGAGCAGGTTCACGGGTCGATGGCTGTCCTGGTTGACCCTGGCGATGGTACTGATCGGGTCCTACAACGCCGTGGTGCGCTATCTGGCGCGATACACAGGGACCAGCCTCAGTTCGAACCTGTACATCGAGTTGCAGTGGTACCTGTTCGCCGCACTGTTCCTGCTTGGCGCGGCCTACACGCTGCAGGCAGATGCCCACGTACGCGTGGACGTTCTCTACGGGCGTCTCTCCCGAAAGGGGAAAGCCTGGATCAATCTTCTGGGCACGGTCCTGTTTCTGATTCCCTTCTGTGTGCTGATGCTCTGGGTTTCCTGGCCGGCCGTGGCCAACTCCTGGGCGGTGATGGAGATTTCTCCGGATCCCGGGGGCTTGCCGCGGTATCCGATAAAGACGGTCATCCCGGTCGCATTTGTGCTTCTGATGATCCAGGCCTGCTCGATGCTCATCCGTTCGCTTGCCGTGGTCCTCGGACACGACGCAGACCCGGTTGACGGGGCGCCGGCATAATGGAGGAGTATCTGGGGCCACTCATGTTCGTGGGAGCGCTGCTCCTGATTTTCTCCGGCTTCCCCGTGGCGTTTGCGCTGGGCGGAACCGCCATCATTTTCGCCTTCATCGGCGTCGAGGCCGGCATGTTCGATTGGAACCTGCTCCTGGCGATGCCGGATCGCACGTTCGGCGTCATGTCGAACTACGTGTTGTTGGCGGTGCCCTTCTTCATCTTCATGGGCACCATGCTGGAGAAGTCCCGGCTGGCCGAAGACCTGCTGACCACAATCGGTCAACTCTTTGGTCATCTGAGGGGAGGGCTTGCGCTGGCCGTGGTGTTTGTCGGCGCGTTGCTGGCTGCTGCGACCGGCGTGGTTGGCGCCTCTGTGGTGGCGATGGGCATGATCTCCCTTCCGGTCATGCTGCGCTACGGATACGGCAAGGAACTCGCGACGGGAGTCATCACGGCCTCCGGCACGCTCGGTCAGATTATTCCGCCCTCGGTGGTCCTGGTAGTGCTTGCCGATCAACTCGGGGTCTCGGTCGGGGACCTGTTCATCGGCGCGCTGGTGCCGGGTGTCGTGCTGGCGGGGCTTTACGCCCTTTATGCAGCGGGCGTGGCCTGGTTGAAGCCCGCCGAGGCGCCGGCCCTTCCCGAGGAGGCCCAGGTGACGGATCGCAAGGCCCTCATGCGCAGGGT
This window encodes:
- a CDS encoding TRAP transporter large permease subunit, whose amino-acid sequence is MEEYLGPLMFVGALLLIFSGFPVAFALGGTAIIFAFIGVEAGMFDWNLLLAMPDRTFGVMSNYVLLAVPFFIFMGTMLEKSRLAEDLLTTIGQLFGHLRGGLALAVVFVGALLAAATGVVGASVVAMGMISLPVMLRYGYGKELATGVITASGTLGQIIPPSVVLVVLADQLGVSVGDLFIGALVPGVVLAGLYALYAAGVAWLKPAEAPALPEEAQVTDRKALMRRVAFVMMPPLILILLVLGSIFAGVATPTEAGALGALGAIGLAAANRRLTLDALKATMDETTRLTVMVMFLLIGSTAFALVFRGLNGDLWIHDLLTGLPGGVVGLLIAANLAIFVLGFFIDFFEIAFIVIPLLAPAAAFLGIDLVWFGVMIGMNLQMSFLTPPFGFALFYLRGVAPPEVSTAEIYRGAVPFIVIQAIGLLLIILFPVLVLWSF
- a CDS encoding ion transporter; amino-acid sequence: MSSQKNSWRERLHEIIFEADTPMGKAFDVALIMTILASVVVVMLDSVPSIRARYASLLFTLEWYFTLLFTIEYVLRLVLVKRPMQYALSFFGLVDLFAVLPTYLALLFPGTQYLLVIRLLRLLRVFRVLKLVTYLDEADTLYRAMRASRRKITVFLLAVSILVVLLGSVMYFIEGEENGFTSIPQSIYWAVVTLTTVGYGDMAPQSPIGQAVASVVMIIGYGIIAVPTGIVTAELTRVERRGTSTKNCRNCAHEIHRDDAVYCRICGEKL
- a CDS encoding PKD domain-containing protein produces the protein MINRLPVLLLTALTALPMLFATPVQAQDRGEDTWYLRPRVGLSYYTGTNDAQFALSSNGDLFEKTPLHLGLEVGHRYGQKWTAGIALAWSQWGNLNDFAQDDTFRDGEEGSAISLQMIGKRSFGSGRLQPFVQLGAGINAAKTDVRADGLGSEETRLGFGPVLGYGIDYRINDRTSFGLETGGIYVFPDDAADGAGDDLADWLGWTAASISYDLKKFIPVMVTDLICPVDVIDTGAPVTFTGSVNADATPVVAASWDFGDGSTADGMTATHSFAQEGMYTVQFAVSNGNGKGMDSRTCMVTVEDPCEDAVITSMTASNMAPDTQTSIRFSANTSGTQPVTYSWNFGDGNTSSSANPSHTYDEAGTYTVTLEVTNCGGTVSRTMTITVVPYEAAICREIEEMNSVFFAPNSSVLTAEARESLQENLAILLECPNLNARVEGWAAPGERRPQQLSEDRARAVEQFYIDNGIAASRLVTAGMGRAQGVTSKKEGLAQFRRVDTIPVRN
- a CDS encoding TRAP transporter small permease subunit, which translates into the protein MQALLRIADRIDRMSRFTGRWLSWLTLAMVLIGSYNAVVRYLARYTGTSLSSNLYIELQWYLFAALFLLGAAYTLQADAHVRVDVLYGRLSRKGKAWINLLGTVLFLIPFCVLMLWVSWPAVANSWAVMEISPDPGGLPRYPIKTVIPVAFVLLMIQACSMLIRSLAVVLGHDADPVDGAPA
- a CDS encoding uracil-DNA glycosylase, translated to MTPQERAFNLVARALFDRAPSPDAFNPYADRNPEVDRPDAVTLRRANLNAYFNACQARPALFLLAEAPGPWGCRFSGVPITAEDQLVDPAFPISGRQSSLQAEPYKEYSAGIFWRLLADAFPAFVVWNACPLHPYKPGDPFSIRAPRASELREFQGLTHDLVETFAPARVLAVGRKAERTLENAGIEATYVRHPSQGGATAFRAGVQTALAEVGYHG
- a CDS encoding citrate synthase; this translates as METAKLILGGSEYDLPVIEGSEGERAVDIRKLRGQSGTITLDSGYGNTGSCQSGITFIDGEKGVLRHRGYGIEDLAENSTFTEVAYLLIYGELPSEDQLATFEERLTNHSLLHEDMKKFFEGYPANAPPMSVLSTIVASLSAYYDESENSEELELNVIRLIAKIKTIAAFAFKKSIGQPYIYPRNDLDYSSDFLHMMFAVPSEEYEISPVVASTLDKLLILHADHEQNCSTSTVRMVGSSGANLFGSISAGISALSGPLHGGANSAVIRQLEMIAEDGGNVDKYIDLAKDKSSDFRLMGFGHRVYKNFDPRARVIKSSADAVLGQLGIDDPLLDIAKKLERVALEDEYFAARRLYPNVDFYSGILYRAMGIPTNMFTVMFALGRLPGWIAQWLEMRNDPTTRIYRPRQVYTGENERRYVPIEERGAVSAA
- a CDS encoding AAA family ATPase; amino-acid sequence: MDDLFDAASPRRSNAPLADRMRPRTLDEFIGQDHILGPGALLRRAIEADRIKSVLFYGPPGTGKTTLARIIANTTRARFLSLNAVLAGVKDIRSAISAAEDALRYHHQRTILFVDEVHRFNKAQQDALLPHVENGTVTLIGATTENPYFEVIKALVSRSRVFELHSLTDDDLAAVVHAAIADSERGYGDRQVRMDPDAGRHLVSTANGDARSLLNALELAVETTPPDESGVIHVTLGVAEESIQQRAVLYDKEGDAHFDTISAFIKSLRGSDADAALYWLARMVYAGEDPRFILRRMLIFASEDVGLADPNAVRVAVACQQAFDMVGMPEGRFHLAQCCLYLATAPKSNTTLSFFSALEFVEKELSGDVPNPLKDGNRDGKALGHGQGYLYPHAYHNHYVPQQYLPDQMQGTYFYEPSDVGYERRIKERLDYWRSRDEAESLEKRLKRYGAPEHEVNTGADGEPGQSVKEAAPDSDT
- a CDS encoding cupin domain-containing protein gives rise to the protein MPLHTFMAECWQKRPVLLRGVFPGDFCPIGQEDLMAAAMLDDADSRLIVADEWPPELYYGPFEQDDFADLPEGDWTLLVQEMDRLRPEVAEVLNHFRFLPNWRVDDLMVSWAAPGGGVGAHTDQYDVFLIQGLGSRRWEIDPRPIDDPVWRDDSEVAVLKDFEAVESWVLEPGDVLYLPPRVAHNGVALTGCMTLSVGFRAPAPLELIESALEALREAGRGLTRHVEESGSTDDPGRISEDTLASLRGQMRAVFADDAMLNRLIAQSLSQPVRGRSGGVDESGGSRLVPCSASQLLYYRQEDQVVLCAGGESWTLPVVCLGAIAALTGTEGLEAESVAHAELRRLLDELEGSGLIRRV